In Luteolibacter sp. Y139, the following proteins share a genomic window:
- a CDS encoding efflux RND transporter periplasmic adaptor subunit translates to MIARTLPFLFVATAFAQEAVTVRTVAPAPATEARTFDLPGRTEPVEQARIFSRATGTVKERPVDIGDRVKEGDTLAVIDIPDIDRELEAAKASVDQAVAKADIARSTSNRTTGLLNSQAVSKEEAEQRQASAAELEAGVRAAKAEVGRLEELKNFAVVKAPFQATIAARRIDRGDFVRGDSATTSEWMFHIVRLNQLRFAVAATPDVALRLTPESEATVKFAELPGRNFPAKVSRSSKLFDTATGTMRVELLLENPDFTLPAGLTGTVAFKLPPAPGTYLLPNNTLVLRDGKSFVSVVEDGKVKLIDVLPGRNLGPQMEVTSAALKAESQVIVSPNAMLRPGDAVTASPLVAGK, encoded by the coding sequence ATGATCGCTCGAACGCTTCCCTTCCTTTTCGTTGCCACCGCATTTGCCCAGGAGGCTGTCACGGTGCGCACGGTAGCTCCGGCTCCGGCAACGGAGGCACGCACGTTTGACCTGCCGGGGCGTACCGAGCCGGTGGAGCAGGCGCGCATCTTTTCCCGGGCCACGGGCACGGTGAAGGAGCGACCGGTGGATATCGGCGACCGCGTGAAGGAGGGCGACACGCTGGCGGTGATCGATATTCCCGACATCGATCGCGAGCTGGAGGCCGCAAAGGCTTCGGTGGATCAAGCGGTTGCCAAGGCGGACATCGCTCGCAGTACTTCCAACCGCACGACCGGTTTGCTGAATTCGCAGGCGGTGTCGAAGGAGGAGGCGGAGCAGCGTCAGGCTTCGGCTGCGGAACTTGAGGCTGGGGTGCGAGCGGCCAAGGCCGAGGTGGGCCGGTTGGAGGAGCTGAAGAACTTCGCGGTGGTGAAGGCGCCTTTCCAGGCGACCATCGCCGCGCGGCGGATTGACCGCGGCGATTTCGTGCGCGGTGATTCGGCCACCACGAGCGAGTGGATGTTTCACATCGTGCGGCTGAACCAGTTGCGATTTGCGGTGGCGGCTACGCCTGATGTGGCGCTGCGGCTTACGCCGGAAAGTGAGGCCACGGTGAAGTTTGCGGAGCTACCTGGTCGGAATTTTCCGGCGAAGGTCAGCCGGTCGAGCAAGCTTTTCGACACGGCTACCGGGACGATGCGTGTGGAGCTCCTGCTGGAGAATCCGGACTTCACCTTGCCGGCGGGCCTCACTGGCACGGTGGCGTTCAAGCTGCCGCCTGCGCCGGGGACCTACCTGTTGCCGAACAACACGTTGGTGCTGCGCGATGGCAAGTCGTTCGTGTCCGTGGTAGAGGACGGAAAGGTGAAGCTCATCGACGTGCTGCCTGGTCGAAATCTCGGTCCACAGATGGAGGTGACTTCCGCGGCGCTGAAGGCGGAGAGCCAGGTGATCGTGAGCCCGAATGCGATGCTGCGGCCGGGTGATGCGGTTACGGCCAGTCCGTTGGTGGCGGGGAAGTGA
- a CDS encoding lysophospholipid acyltransferase family protein: protein MAGDRSEVRESDKATKLGTFAGRLMQAWCSTLRFEITDRCELTRPGGIPGPVIYCLWHNRIFTMPAAWKKSCGSHRQAVVLTSASHDGAALARAVGVFGIGSVRGSSSRRGVAALVAMRKALRENTDVCITPDGPRGPKHIIQPGIIKLAEASGAPIVPIHVEYSSCRELKTWDRFAVPAPGSKVRVIFDETLAVPEGLSEDDFETWRLRLEQIMLRGAKPDSDHLR, encoded by the coding sequence ATGGCTGGCGACCGCTCCGAGGTTCGCGAAAGCGACAAGGCCACCAAGCTCGGCACCTTCGCCGGCCGGTTGATGCAAGCGTGGTGCTCCACCCTGCGCTTCGAGATCACCGACCGCTGTGAACTCACCCGCCCCGGCGGCATCCCCGGCCCGGTGATCTATTGCCTCTGGCACAACCGCATCTTCACGATGCCCGCCGCCTGGAAGAAATCCTGCGGCAGCCATCGCCAGGCGGTCGTCCTCACCAGCGCCAGCCATGATGGAGCCGCCCTCGCCCGCGCCGTCGGCGTCTTCGGCATCGGCTCAGTCCGCGGTTCCTCTTCCCGCCGCGGCGTCGCCGCCCTCGTCGCCATGCGAAAGGCGCTCCGGGAAAACACCGACGTCTGCATCACTCCCGATGGCCCCCGCGGCCCCAAGCACATCATCCAGCCCGGCATCATCAAGCTCGCCGAAGCCAGCGGAGCCCCGATCGTCCCGATCCACGTTGAGTATTCCTCCTGCCGCGAGCTGAAAACCTGGGACCGCTTCGCCGTCCCCGCCCCCGGCAGCAAGGTGCGCGTCATTTTCGATGAGACGCTTGCCGTGCCCGAGGGGCTCTCCGAAGATGATTTCGAAACGTGGCGCCTCCGCCTCGAGCAGATCATGCTCCGCGGCGCCAAACCTGATTCCGACCACCTACGATGA
- a CDS encoding FGGY family carbohydrate kinase, protein MHFLGIEIGHAATRVVALDLEAATVAAEAVAAHTWVEGLPDGYREQDPASWIAAADQAMRQVLETLGDARGAVAGIGITAPTGGMVVLDENNRIVRPAKLGIDRSAQRQADEIARAFGGAPGLIELCGNPIDAGSLAAQCLWLKQHEPYHFQRAARLMTPQDFIGYWLTGEAGIEAGSAATTGLFNVPQRKWSGELMEFIDSRVFDMLPPGISPMQPRGQLRPALCRSWGLPDSVIVAPGSGAAALAALAVGAAGNGAVVADLSADGSLSAVSDRPTVDFQGEASILCDASGRWLTRMGMANAVSALELVRRHYGWSAAEFEKALASTEAGADGLLFLPYLRGEITPRLPDASGVLHGVTLDNFTPGNLARASAEGLALGFGYGFSRLRDLGFEPAGVRVSRDAGPAFHQLLADVFGVPVASVAVSGGSLLGAAMQAAVVYFRLNGESLGFDEIAGYIVTMDDSTRRDPDPQRHEFYQDLLARQQYLVETLHAGGFL, encoded by the coding sequence ATGCACTTCCTAGGAATCGAAATCGGCCACGCCGCCACCCGCGTGGTGGCATTGGACCTCGAAGCCGCCACCGTCGCGGCCGAAGCCGTGGCCGCCCATACCTGGGTCGAGGGGCTGCCGGACGGCTATCGCGAGCAGGACCCGGCATCGTGGATCGCCGCCGCCGACCAGGCGATGCGCCAGGTCCTCGAAACCCTCGGCGATGCCCGCGGCGCAGTCGCCGGCATCGGCATCACCGCCCCCACCGGCGGGATGGTCGTCCTCGACGAAAACAACCGCATCGTCCGCCCTGCCAAGCTCGGCATCGACCGCTCCGCCCAGCGCCAGGCCGACGAAATCGCCCGCGCCTTCGGCGGTGCCCCCGGCCTCATCGAGCTCTGCGGCAATCCCATTGACGCCGGCTCGCTTGCCGCCCAGTGCCTCTGGCTGAAGCAGCACGAGCCCTACCATTTCCAACGCGCGGCGCGGCTGATGACGCCGCAGGATTTCATCGGCTACTGGCTGACTGGCGAGGCCGGCATTGAGGCTGGCTCCGCCGCCACCACCGGCCTCTTCAATGTCCCGCAGCGGAAATGGAGCGGCGAGCTAATGGAGTTCATCGACTCGCGCGTGTTCGACATGCTGCCGCCCGGCATTTCGCCGATGCAGCCACGCGGCCAACTTCGTCCCGCCCTCTGCCGCTCGTGGGGACTGCCGGATAGCGTCATCGTCGCTCCGGGTTCCGGAGCCGCCGCCCTCGCCGCCCTCGCGGTCGGTGCCGCGGGAAATGGCGCCGTGGTCGCCGATCTTTCCGCCGATGGCTCGCTTTCCGCCGTTTCCGATCGCCCGACCGTGGATTTTCAAGGCGAGGCCTCCATCCTCTGCGATGCCTCCGGCCGCTGGCTGACCCGCATGGGCATGGCCAATGCCGTCTCCGCCCTCGAACTCGTTCGCCGCCACTACGGCTGGTCCGCCGCCGAATTCGAAAAAGCCCTCGCCAGCACCGAAGCGGGAGCAGACGGCCTGCTCTTCCTCCCCTACCTCCGCGGCGAAATCACCCCGCGCCTGCCGGATGCCTCCGGCGTCCTCCACGGCGTCACGCTGGACAATTTCACTCCCGGAAATCTCGCCCGCGCCTCTGCGGAAGGCCTCGCCCTCGGCTTCGGCTACGGCTTCAGCCGCCTCCGCGACCTCGGCTTCGAGCCCGCCGGAGTCCGCGTCAGCCGCGATGCAGGACCAGCCTTCCACCAGCTTCTCGCGGACGTCTTTGGCGTTCCCGTCGCCTCCGTGGCGGTCAGTGGCGGCTCCCTGCTCGGCGCCGCCATGCAAGCGGCGGTCGTCTATTTCCGCCTCAATGGCGAGTCCCTCGGCTTCGACGAAATCGCCGGCTACATCGTCACCATGGACGATTCCACCCGCCGCGATCCCGATCCGCAGCGGCACGAGTTCTACCAGGACCTGCTGGCCCGCCAGCAGTACCTCGTCGAGACCCTCCACGCGGGAGGTTTCCTGTAA
- the folD gene encoding bifunctional methylenetetrahydrofolate dehydrogenase/methenyltetrahydrofolate cyclohydrolase FolD, whose translation MSSVIDGKAVAAAVLEECRSEVAELKAKGITPGLSVVLVGDDPASHVYVGSKVRTCGDLGIYSRKIVLPAETTQEELLAVVQELNADPAIHGILVQSPPPKHIDEEAIIRALDPRKDVDGFHPENVAKLALEDKTGFVPCTPAGSMRLLAAAGVKTAGAEAVVIGRSMIVGKPMALLLMAKGSDATVTVAHSRSKDIAAICRRADIIVAAVGRPEMVKADWVKEGAVVIDVGINRIEDATKKSGYRLVGDVAYDEVAPKCSAITPVPGGVGPMTIAMLMKNTLQAARQIG comes from the coding sequence ATGAGTTCCGTAATTGATGGCAAGGCCGTGGCCGCCGCCGTGCTCGAAGAGTGCCGCAGCGAAGTCGCCGAACTGAAAGCCAAGGGCATCACCCCCGGCCTCTCCGTCGTGCTCGTGGGCGACGATCCGGCATCACACGTCTACGTCGGCTCCAAGGTCCGCACCTGCGGCGACCTCGGCATCTATTCTCGCAAGATCGTTCTCCCCGCCGAGACCACCCAGGAAGAACTCCTCGCCGTCGTCCAGGAACTCAATGCCGATCCCGCCATCCACGGCATCCTCGTGCAAAGCCCGCCGCCGAAGCACATCGACGAGGAAGCCATCATCCGCGCGCTCGACCCGCGCAAGGACGTGGACGGCTTCCATCCCGAGAACGTCGCCAAGCTTGCCCTCGAAGATAAGACCGGCTTCGTCCCCTGCACCCCCGCTGGCAGCATGCGCCTGCTCGCCGCCGCTGGCGTGAAAACCGCCGGTGCCGAAGCCGTCGTCATCGGCCGCAGCATGATCGTCGGCAAGCCGATGGCCCTGCTCCTCATGGCCAAGGGCTCGGACGCCACCGTCACTGTCGCCCATTCACGCAGCAAGGACATCGCCGCCATCTGCCGCCGCGCCGACATCATCGTTGCCGCCGTCGGCCGCCCCGAAATGGTCAAGGCCGATTGGGTCAAGGAAGGCGCCGTCGTCATCGACGTCGGCATCAACCGTATCGAAGACGCGACCAAAAAGAGCGGCTACCGCCTCGTAGGCGACGTCGCCTACGACGAAGTCGCTCCCAAGTGCTCTGCCATCACGCCCGTCCCCGGCGGCGTCGGTCCCATGACCATCGCCATGCTGATGAAGAACACCCTGCAAGCAGCGCGGCAGATCGGATAA